One window of the Zea mays cultivar B73 chromosome 3, Zm-B73-REFERENCE-NAM-5.0, whole genome shotgun sequence genome contains the following:
- the LOC100216658 gene encoding uncharacterized protein LOC100216658: MARRRKTDAPPRLDEADRTLYSTFCGAANSLSQLYAQAMAQQKLNFHAGERHALEKLYQWILRKHDEEARLTVAEIMSHIQHEIDYVGTDAHVSPRVPQHPQIANPFANSVVPPGTGLYGQSAAGFAPRPSVTDQSKNTIFSNALSSPVRRSLQNSHTTQGAGNGGRNAEANLAGANREANSTSSNDTSMDMVSDTNEFYQ; this comes from the exons ATGGCACGGAGGAGAAAGACGGACGCCCCGCCGCGGCTGGACGAGGCAGATCGCACGCTCTACTCCACCTTCTGCGGCGCCGCCAACTCCCTCTCCCAGCTCTACGCGCAGGCCATGGCCCAGCAGAAGCTCAACTTCCATGCCGGCGAGCGCCACGCCTTA GAAAAGCTCTACCAGTGGATCTTGAGGAAGCACGATGAAGAGGCTAGGCTCACTGTGGCTGAAATAATGTCTCATATCCAG CATGAGATAGACTATGTAGGTACTGATGCACATGTCTCCCCAAGAGTACCTCAGCATCCTCAGATTGCAAATCCATTCGCCAATTCAGTTGTCCCACCTGGAACTGgtttgtatgggcaatcagcagcTGGGTTTGCTCCTAGACCCAGTGTCACTGACCAGTCGAAGAATACAATATTCTCTAATGCCTTATCAAGCCCAGTGCGCAGGAGTCTCCAGAACTCTCATACCACTCAAGGTGCTGGCAATGGAGGCCGGAATGCAGAAGCAAACTTAGCAGGTGCAAATAGAGAGGCCAATTCTACAAGCTCCAACGACACTTCTATGGATATGGTTTCAGACACGAATGAATTCTACCAGTGA
- the LOC100194216 gene encoding uncharacterized protein LOC100194216, with product MLLAVEGGGFFSSSASGYSHGLALLLLGRKAEEKPVKASPWNQYRLVDREAEQVYHLPSAKDQAPGKCAPFVCFGCTANGLEVASPSKAVSSNALGRGTSQEEASCSAHKALTTSASISGSERRGCLKSNSKRDSLEHRIVVSEGEEPRESVEEVQTLRSSIERRKVQWTDTCGKELFEIREFETSDEGLSDDDAENDGFRKCECVIQ from the exons ATGCTACTGGCCGTGGAAGGAGGAGGGTTCTTCTCGTCTTCAGCTTCGGGGTACAGCCATGGCCTTGCTCTCTTGCTACTCGGACGGAAAGCTGAGGAGAAGCCCGTCAAGGCTTCGCCGTGGAACCAGTACCGGCTAGTCGACCGGGAGGCCGAGCAGGTGTACCACCTGCCCTCCGCCAAGGATCAGGCGCCTGGGAAATGTGCTCCCTTTGTCTGTTTCGGATGCACGGCTAATGGCCTCGAGGTGGCGTCTCCTTCCAAAGCGGTCTCCAGCAATGCGCTCGGTAGGGGTACCTCACAGGAAGAAGCATCTTGTTCAGCACACAAGGCGTTGACAACTAGTGCTTCCATCAGTGGCAGTGAGAGACGTGGCTGTcttaagagcaactccaaaagggATTCTTTGGAGCACCGTATAGTGGTGAGCGAGGGGGAAGAACCACGCGAGTCTGTGGAAGAGGTGCAGACCTTGAGATCTAGCATAGAACGGAGGAAAGTTCAGTGGACAGATACATGTGGAAAGGAGCTTTTTGAGATAAGGGAGTTTGAAACAAG CGACGAGGGCCTGTCGGATGATGATGCAGAAAACGATGGTTTCCGGAAATGTGAATGTGTGATTCAGTAG
- the LOC100282478 gene encoding Light-harvesting complex-like protein OHP2, chloroplastic, whose protein sequence is MSLAPSIPSIKVKVGAVSVAPPHRACRSFAVIRSSKAEGPIRRPAAPPLSPPPPMPPKTPALSTPPTLSQPPTPVKPAAPPTSSQPMPPSPEPKPVDATAQMRKPVAGAMTLEYQRKVAKDLQEYFKKKKLEEADQGPFFGFLPKNEISNGRWAMFGFAVGMLTEYATGSDFVQQMKILLSNFGIVDLD, encoded by the exons ATGTCTCTGGCCCCGTCCATCCCTTCCATCAAGGTGAAGGTGGGGGCCGTCTCGGTCGCTCCTCCACACCGCGCATGCCGATCCTTCGCGGTGATCAGGAGCTCCAAGGCAGAGGGCCCCATCCGGAGACCTGCGGCGCCTCCGCTGTCGCCACCGCCGCCGATGCCACCCAAGACGCCGGCTCTGTCCACTCCTCCCACCCTGTCGCAGCCTCCGACGCCCGTGAAGCCCGCTGCTCCACCCACGTCGTCGCAGCCGATGCCACCTTCTCCTGAGCCCAAGCCAGTTGACGCCACAGCCCAGATGCGGAAGCCGGTGGCTGGGGCCATGACGCTGGAGTACCAGAGGAAGGTGGCCAAGGACCTGCAGgagtacttcaagaagaagaagctgGAGGAGGCCGACCAGGGTCCGTTCTTCGGGTTCTTGCCCAAGAATGAGATTTCCAACGGAAG GTGGGCCATGTTTGGGTTTGCAGTAGGGATGCTAACAGAGTATGCAACAGGCTCGGATTTTGTTCAGCAAATGAAGATCCTTCTCTCCAATTTTGGAATTGTGGACTTGGATTAA
- the LOC103651544 gene encoding putative pentatricopeptide repeat-containing protein At5g09950: MHRKVRVPPLPHLTLRCASSSSAAASVSPPPPRRLPPPVPLCDLLAHRLGPPRSPLSPPPPRPHADLLPLLRRGGDANSPENLHVELIKRGLNHDLFLCNHLVNSYAKGARLAAASQVFDEMPERNAVSWTCLVSGYVLHGIAEEAFRVFRAMLREVQAGCRPTSFTFGTLLRACQDGGPDRLGFAVQVHGLVSKTEYASNTTVCNALISMYGSCTVGPPILAQRVFDGTPIRDLITWNALMSVYAKKGDVASTFTLFKDMQRGDSRIQLRPTEHTFGSLITAASLSSGSSAVLDQVLVWVLKSGCSSDLYVGSALVSAFARHGLTDEAKDIFLSLKQKNAVTLNGLIVGLVRQDFSEEAVKIFVGTRNTVDVNADTYVVLLSALAEYSISEEGLRIGRVVHGHMLRTGLTDLKIAVSNGLVNMYAKCGAIESASKIFQLMEATDRISWNTIISALDQNGNCEEAVMHYSLMRQSCISPSNFALISSLSSCAGLKLLTAGQQVHCDAVKWGLDLDTSVSNVLVKMYGECGAMSDYWKVFNSMAEHDEVSWNTMMGVMASSQTPISEIVKVFNNMMRGGLIPNKVTFINLLAALSPLSVLELGKQVHAAVMKHGVMEDNVVDNALISCYAKSGDMGSCEHLFTNMSDRRDAISWNSMISGYIYNGNLQEAMDCVWLMIHSGQIMDCCTFSIILNACASVAALERGMELHAFGIRSHLESDVVVESALVDMYSKCGRVDYASKLFNSMTQRNEFSWNSMISGYARHGLGRKAIEIFEEMLRSRESPDHVTFVSVLSACSHAGLVERGLEYFEMMPDHGILPQIEHYSCVIDLLGRAGKIDKIKEYIQRMPIEPNALIWRTVLVACRQSKDGSNIDLGREASRVLLEIEPQNPVNYVLASNFHAATGMWEDTAKARTAMRQATEKKEAGRSWVTLNDGVHTFIAGDRSHPNTKEIYEKLNFLIQNIRNAGYVPLTEYALYDLEEENKEELLSYHSEKLAIAFVLTRSSSGPIRIMKNLRVCGDCHIAFRYISQMISRQIILRDSIRFHHFKDGKCSCGDYW, from the coding sequence ACTCTGCGACCTCCTTGCTCACCGTCTCGGGCCTCCTCGCTCGCCGCTCTCACCTCCACCGCCTCGCCCTCACGCCGACCTCCTCCCCCTGCTCCGCCGCGGCGGCGACGCCAACTCTCCGGAAAACCTCCACGTCGAGCTCATCAAGCGGGGCCTCAATCATGACCTCTTCTTATGCAACCATCTCGTCAACTCCTACGCCAAGGGCGCGCGCCTGGCTGCCGCGAGCCAGGTGTTCGACGAAATGCCCGAGCGGAACGCCGTCTCCTGGACCTGCCTCGTCTCCGGGTACGTGCTGCATGGAATCGCCGAAGAGGCCTTCCGGGTGTTCCGCGCCATGCTGAGGGAGGTGCAGGCTGGGTGCAGGCCCACGTCCTTCACCTTCGGGACCTTGCTCCGGGCGTGCCAGGATGGGGGACCCGACCGTCTGGGCTTCGCAGTCCAGGTCCATGGGTTGGTGTCGAAGACGGAGTATGCGTCAAATACTACTGTGTGCAATGCCCTGATCTCAATGTATGGTAGCTGCACTGTTGGCCCGCCGATCCTAGCGCAGCGGGTGTTTGATGGCACGCCGATCAGGGACTTGATCACATGGAACGCATTGATGTCTGTTTATGCTAAGAAAGGTGATGTGGCTTCAACGTTCACACTGTTCAAGGATATGCAGCGAGGTGATTCCAGGATTCAGCTGCGTCCGACAGAGCATACCTTTGGCAGTTTGATCACTGCTGCATCTCTGTCATCAGGCAGCTCGGCTGTGCTTGACCAAGTATTGGTGTGGGTGCTCAAATCTGGCTGTTCTAGTGACCTCTATGTGGGTAGTGCTCTGGTTAGCGCTTTTGCTAGACATGGCTTGACTGATGAAGCTAAGGACATATTTCTCAGTCTGAAACAGAAGAATGCAGTTACCTTAAACGGTTTGATAGTTGGGTTGGTCAGGCAAGACTTCAGTGAAGAAGCAGTGAAGATTTTTGTGGGGACAAGGAATACTGTTGATGTTAACGCAGATACATATGTTGTATTGCTCAGTGCATTAGCTGAGTATTCTATATCTGAAGAAGGGCTGAGGATAGGTAGGGTAGTCCACGGGCATATGCTTAGAACTGGACTTACTGATCTAAAAATCGCTGTTAGTAATGGACTGGTTAATATGTATGCCAAATGTGGTGCCATCGAGAGTGCCTCTAAAATTTTTCAGTTAATGGAAGCAACGGATAGGATTTCCTGGAACACCATCATCTCAGCTCTCGATCAGAATGGTAACTGTGAAGAAGCAGTTATGCATTACTCTCTTATGAGACAAAGTTGCATAAGCCCATCAAATTTTGCACTAATCAGTTCCTTGAGTTCATGTGCAGGTTTGAAACTTTTAACTGCTGGTCAGCAAGTGCATTGTGATGCTGTTAAGTGGGGTCTAGATTTAGATACTTCTGTTTCAAATGTACTGGTTAAAATGTATGGGGAATGTGGAGCTATGTCAGATTACTGGAAGGTTTTCAACTCTATGGCTGAACACGATGAAGTTTCTTGGAACACTATGATGGGTGTCATGGCCAGTTCACAAACACCTATTTCTGAAATTGTCAAAGTTTTCAACAATATGATGAGGGGTGGTTTGATCCCAAATAAAGTAACATTTATAAACTTACTTGCTGCTTTGTCTCCACTGTCCGTTCTTGAATTGGGGAAGCAAGTTCATGCTGCAGTGATGAAGCATGGAGTTATGGAAGATAATGTGGTAGATAATGCCCTCATATCATGCTATGCAAAATCAGGAGATATGGGTTCCTGTGAGCATCTGTTTACTAACATGTCTGACAGAAGGGATGCCATCTCGTGGAATTCTATGATTTCAGGTTACATCTACAATGGCAATCTACAGGAGGCTATGGATTGTGTATGGCTTATGATacacagtggccaaatcatggattGTTGCACTTTCTCCATTATACTCAATGCATGTGCTTCTGTGGCAGCATTGGAGCGTGGAATGGAGTTGCATGCTTTTGGTATTAGGTCACACTTGGAATCAGATGTCGTGGTTGAGAGTGCTCTTGTTGATATGTACTCCAAGTGTGGTAGGGTGGATTATGCCTCTAAGCTTTTCAATTCTATGACTCAGAGAAATGAATTTTCATGGAATTCTATGATTTCTGGTTATGCAAGACATGGTCTTGGAAGGAAAGCCATTGAGATATTTGAGGAAATGCTGCGCAGCAGAGAGAGTCCAGACCATGTCACTTTTGTCAGTGTCCTATCTGCCTGCAGTCATGCTGGATTGGTGGAAAGAGGTTTAGAATACTTCGAAATGATGCCGGATCATGGTATACTACCACAGATTGAACATTATTCTTGTGTCATAGACCTTCTCGGTCGAGCTGGTAAGATTGACAAGATAAAGGAGTACATTCAAAGAATGCCAATTGAACCTAACGCTCTCATATGGAGGACTGTTTTAGTTGCTTGTCGACAATCAAAAGACGGGTCTAACATTGATCTGGGGAGAGAAGCTTCAAGGGTGCTTTTGGAAATAGAGCCTCAAAATCCTGTAAACTATGTTCTGGCATCTAACTTTCATGCAGCTACAGGAATGTGGGAAGATACAGCCAAAGCCCGAACTGCAATGAGGCAAGCGACAGAGAAAAAGGAGGCTGGTCGCAGTTGGGTAACCCTAAATGATGGAGTCCATACTTTCATCGCTGGTGATAGATCACATCCAAACACCAAAGAAATATATGAAAAACTGAATTTTTTGATACAGAATATAAGAAATGCTGGTTATGTTCCCCTGACAGAGTATGCCTTGTATGATCTTGaagaagaaaacaaagaagagCTGTTGAGCTATCATAGTGAGAAGCTAGCCATTGCCTTTGTTCTGACTCGTTCCTCAAGTGGCCCAATAAGAATAATGAAGAACCTTCGGGTTTGCGGAGATTGTCACATAGCATTTCGATACATTTCTCAGATGATTAGCCGGCAAATCATTTTAAGGGATTCTATCCGATTTCATCATTTCAAAGATGGGAAGTGTTCTTGTGGAGATTACTGGTAA